The Mustela lutreola isolate mMusLut2 chromosome 3, mMusLut2.pri, whole genome shotgun sequence genome includes a region encoding these proteins:
- the MTX2 gene encoding metaxin-2 isoform X2, producing MCNLPIKVVCRANAEYMSPSGKVPFIHVGNQVVSELGPIVQFVKAKGHSLSDGLDEVQKAEMKAYMELVNNMLLTAELYLQWCDEATVGEITHARYGSPYPWPLNHILAYQKQWEVKRKMKAIGWGNKTLDQVLEDVDQCCQALSQRLGTQPYFFNKQPTELDALVFGHLYTILTTQLTNDELSEKVKNYSNLLAFCRRIEQHYFEDRGKGSSSIRSS from the exons ATGTGTAATCTGCCTATCAAAGTGGTTTGTAGGGCAAATGCAGAATATATGTCTCCGTctg GTAAAGTACCTTTTATTCATGTAGGAAATCAAGTAGTATCAGAACTTGGTCCAATAGTCCAATTCGTTAAAGCCAAG GGCCATTCTCTTAGTGATGGGCTGGATGAAGtccaaaaagcagaaatgaaagccTACATGGAATTAGTCAACAATATGCTGTTGACTGCAGAG TTGTATCTTCAGTGGTGTGATGAAGCTACAGTAGGGGAG ATCACTCATGCCAGATACGGCTCTCCTTACCCTTGGCCTCTGAATCATATTTTGGCTTATCAGAAACAGTGGGAAGTCAAACGTAAGATGAAAGCTATTGGATGGGGTAACAAGACTCTGGACCAG GTCTTAGAAGATGTAGACCAGTGCTGTCAGGCGCTTTCTCAAAGACTGGGAACACAACCATATTTCTTCAATAAGCA GCCTACTGAACTAGATGCACTGGtatttggccatttgtataccaTTCTTACCACACAGTTGACCAATGATGAACTTTCTGAGAAGGTGAAAAACTATAGCAACCTCCTTGCTTTCTGTAGAAGAATTGAACAGCACTATTTTGAAGATCGTGGTAAAGGCAGCTCATCTATCAGATCATCTTAG